The DNA sequence CTATAAGGCGAAGATTTTGAAGGTATGCAATGAGTTCAGCAAAAATACCCTAATGGAAACCCTTGATATCGAATATGTTGATGTTGGGGAGAATTTTTTGGTTGCTAAAATGCCGGTGAACAGAAGGGTGCACCAACCTGACGGTGTGTTGCATGGTGGGGCGACCGTGGCACTTGCTGAAAGTGTGGGCAGCGCGGCCTCTTACATTTTTTTGGACGCACAGAAGTTTTTTGTGCGTGGTATTGAGATTGCCGCCAATCATGTAAGAAGTATACAAG is a window from the Muricauda sp. SCSIO 65647 genome containing:
- a CDS encoding PaaI family thioesterase, producing the protein MEDYKAKILKVCNEFSKNTLMETLDIEYVDVGENFLVAKMPVNRRVHQPDGVLHGGATVALAESVGSAASYIFLDAQKFFVRGIEIAANHVRSIQEGFVYARASIIHKGKTTQLWEIKVTDEEGQLVSNCKLTTIALPKK